A window from Micromonospora terminaliae encodes these proteins:
- a CDS encoding ROK family transcriptional regulator — MRRANRSVLLTRIWLDGPLSRHELGQSTALSLASVSNLVGEMIAEGLVEEAGSVESDGGRPRVLLRVAPAYGYLVGADVGETRVQVELFDLAMTALAKAEYPIAAAEPDPRQVTDHLLHGLAAVIDQAGVDPAAVLGFGVAVSGTVERTADAVVHAQTLGWDGVPLGAMLRAGTDIPVHIDNGAKTLGQAEMWFGAGRGVRHAVVALVGSGVGACVVADGVGYRGAHSSAGEWGHTTIVYGGRRCRCGNLGCLEAYVGAEGVLDRFRQANRGRPAAGGDEETAFGELLRAGSRTAAKVLDETVGYLGAGVANLVNLFNPERVVLGGWAGLALGERYLPQIREVTARHALRQPYAQTSIELCRLGPDAVAMGAATLPMARLLRDGGVPREPVARLSPAPVPPARRPRARTR; from the coding sequence ATGCGTCGTGCCAACCGGTCGGTCCTGCTCACCCGGATCTGGCTGGACGGCCCGCTGAGCCGGCACGAGCTGGGGCAGTCCACCGCGCTCAGCCTGGCCAGCGTGAGCAACCTGGTCGGCGAGATGATCGCCGAGGGCCTGGTCGAGGAGGCCGGCTCGGTCGAGTCCGACGGCGGCCGCCCCCGGGTCCTGCTCCGGGTCGCCCCCGCCTACGGCTACCTCGTCGGCGCCGACGTCGGCGAGACCCGGGTGCAGGTCGAGCTGTTCGACCTGGCGATGACCGCGCTCGCCAAGGCGGAGTATCCGATCGCCGCCGCCGAACCCGACCCCCGGCAGGTCACCGACCACCTGCTGCACGGCCTCGCCGCCGTGATCGACCAGGCCGGTGTCGACCCGGCCGCGGTGCTCGGCTTCGGCGTCGCCGTCTCCGGCACCGTCGAGCGCACCGCCGACGCCGTCGTGCACGCGCAGACCCTCGGCTGGGACGGCGTGCCGCTCGGCGCCATGCTCCGCGCCGGCACCGACATCCCCGTGCACATCGACAACGGCGCCAAGACCCTCGGCCAGGCCGAGATGTGGTTCGGCGCCGGGCGCGGCGTCCGGCACGCGGTCGTGGCCCTGGTCGGCTCCGGCGTCGGGGCCTGCGTGGTCGCCGACGGCGTGGGCTACCGCGGCGCGCACAGCAGCGCCGGCGAGTGGGGGCACACGACCATCGTGTACGGGGGCCGCCGCTGCCGCTGCGGCAACCTCGGCTGCCTCGAGGCGTACGTGGGGGCGGAAGGGGTGCTCGACCGGTTCCGGCAGGCCAACCGCGGTCGCCCCGCGGCCGGCGGCGACGAGGAGACCGCCTTCGGCGAGCTGCTGCGCGCCGGCAGCCGTACCGCCGCGAAGGTGCTCGACGAGACGGTCGGCTACCTGGGCGCCGGGGTGGCGAACCTCGTGAACCTGTTCAACCCCGAGCGGGTGGTGCTGGGCGGCTGGGCCGGCCTGGCCCTGGGCGAGCGCTACCTGCCGCAGATCCGCGAGGTCACGGCGCGGCACGCGCTGCGCCAGCCGTACGCCCAGACCTCGATCGAGCTGTGCCGGCTCGGACCGGACGCGGTCGCGATGGGCGCGGCCACCCTGCCGATGGCCCGGCTGCTGCGCGACGGCGGCGTGCCGCGCGAACCGGTCGCCCGGCTGTCCCCGGCGCCGGTGCCGCCGGCCCGCCGGCCCCGCGCGCGCACCCGCTGA
- a CDS encoding ricin-type beta-trefoil lectin domain protein, with protein sequence MSPTTMPRLAGRAALALCLAAGTLALAPPPAAQAAGESVNVWLTTTSDSGGRTVTRGLQQQSPLTFAATSPGATHTITVDENTRYQPFEGAGASITDTTAYLLRGGPVSAATRDEVMRKLFSPTDGIGLSYVRNPIGASDLSRPGNVSLDDTCCDLNDFGANGYDTDVELLTAQARQLNPALRVMVVPWSAPGWMKDNGRMDQMGWLKWEYYATYAQYFVKTIQAYAARGVKVDYLSVQNEPNCCQSGNPTAMDYPGMSWNSSGLVELTKNFVYPAFRAAGITTKVLVHDWNYGDYGTIGAGLLADSAVRTDPLFGGIAWHGYWGDPAVGSQVHGQYPAVPQFSTEHSGGTWIGNQHNEDMADIVNYARNWSRSVVKWSLAVNQFMGPHNGGCGTCTGLITVQEGGARAGQVDYTIEYYTTGHLTKFVRPGALRIDSTANGTVQNVAYRNPDGTKALLAHNGGGSAQSVKVVWGGQSFTYTLPARTTATFTWAGTQSGGGGGTPTGPITGIGGKCLDATDNSSADGTPAQIWSCTGGANQQWTRAADGTLRVLGKCLDVSGGGTANGTKVQLWTCNGSPAQQWTWTAARDLVNPQANKCLDVTGNTSADGTKTQIWSCTGGANQKWNLPS encoded by the coding sequence GTGTCCCCCACCACCATGCCCCGGCTCGCCGGCCGCGCCGCCCTGGCGCTCTGCCTCGCCGCCGGCACCCTCGCCCTCGCGCCGCCACCGGCCGCCCAAGCGGCCGGCGAGAGCGTCAACGTCTGGCTCACCACCACCTCCGACTCCGGCGGGCGGACCGTCACCCGGGGCCTGCAACAGCAGAGCCCCCTGACCTTCGCCGCCACCAGCCCCGGCGCCACGCACACGATCACCGTCGACGAGAACACCCGCTACCAGCCGTTCGAGGGCGCCGGCGCGTCCATCACCGACACCACGGCGTACCTGCTGCGCGGCGGGCCGGTGAGCGCGGCCACCCGCGACGAGGTGATGCGCAAGCTGTTCAGCCCCACCGACGGCATCGGCCTGTCCTACGTCCGCAACCCGATCGGCGCGTCCGACCTGTCCCGGCCCGGCAACGTCTCGCTCGACGACACCTGCTGCGACCTCAACGACTTCGGCGCAAACGGCTACGACACCGACGTGGAACTGCTCACCGCGCAGGCCCGGCAGCTCAACCCGGCGCTGCGGGTGATGGTGGTGCCGTGGAGCGCGCCCGGCTGGATGAAGGACAACGGCCGGATGGACCAGATGGGCTGGCTCAAGTGGGAGTACTACGCCACCTACGCCCAGTACTTCGTGAAGACCATCCAGGCGTACGCGGCCCGGGGCGTGAAGGTCGACTACCTCTCGGTGCAGAACGAACCCAACTGCTGCCAGTCCGGCAACCCCACCGCCATGGACTACCCGGGGATGAGCTGGAACTCCTCCGGCCTCGTCGAGCTGACCAAGAACTTCGTCTACCCGGCGTTCCGCGCCGCCGGCATCACCACGAAGGTGCTGGTGCACGACTGGAACTACGGCGACTACGGCACCATCGGCGCCGGGCTGCTCGCGGACAGCGCGGTGCGCACCGACCCGCTCTTCGGCGGCATCGCCTGGCACGGCTACTGGGGTGACCCGGCGGTCGGCAGTCAGGTGCACGGCCAGTACCCGGCGGTGCCGCAGTTCAGCACCGAGCACTCCGGCGGCACCTGGATCGGCAACCAGCACAACGAGGACATGGCCGACATCGTGAACTACGCCCGGAACTGGAGCCGGAGCGTCGTGAAGTGGAGCCTCGCGGTCAACCAGTTCATGGGCCCGCACAACGGCGGCTGCGGCACCTGCACCGGCCTCATCACGGTGCAGGAGGGCGGCGCCCGCGCCGGCCAGGTCGACTACACCATCGAGTACTACACGACCGGGCACCTCACGAAGTTCGTCCGGCCCGGCGCGCTCCGGATCGACTCCACCGCCAACGGCACGGTGCAGAACGTCGCGTACCGGAACCCGGACGGCACCAAGGCGCTGCTCGCGCACAACGGCGGCGGCTCCGCCCAGTCGGTGAAGGTGGTCTGGGGCGGGCAGTCCTTCACCTACACCCTGCCGGCCCGCACCACCGCCACCTTCACCTGGGCCGGCACCCAGTCCGGCGGCGGGGGCGGCACGCCGACCGGCCCGATCACCGGCATCGGTGGCAAGTGCCTCGACGCCACCGACAACAGCAGCGCCGACGGCACCCCGGCGCAGATCTGGAGCTGCACCGGCGGCGCGAACCAGCAGTGGACCCGGGCCGCCGACGGCACCCTCCGCGTGCTGGGCAAGTGCCTCGACGTGTCCGGCGGCGGCACCGCCAACGGCACGAAGGTGCAGCTGTGGACCTGTAACGGCAGCCCCGCCCAGCAGTGGACCTGGACGGCCGCGCGGGACCTCGTGAACCCGCAGGCGAACAAGTGCCTCGACGTCACCGGCAACACCTCCGCCGACGGCACGAAGACGCAGATCTGGAGCTGCACGGGCGGGGCCAACCAGAAGTGGAACCTCCCGTCCTGA
- a CDS encoding GH1 family beta-glucosidase, whose translation MDTDLTRPDTTGQADPIDTLPPTFRWGVATSSYQIEGAVAEDGRTPSIWDTFCRVPGAVANGDHGDVACDHYHRMPQDVALIADLGLDTYRFSVAWPRVQPGGRGPANPAGLAFYDRLVDELLGRGIDPWVTLYHWDLPQELEDAGGWPNRDTAHRFADYAELVFGALGDRVKTWTTLNEPWCSAMLGYAYGNHAPGRRNLGDGIAAAHHLLLGHGLAVQRLRAAAATPIELGLTVNLSTADPASDSAADRDAARAADGLGNRLYLDPVFRGSYPEDVVADLAAEGVRIPVQDGDLEVISSPIDVLGVNFYFGQVHSGTDEQGRERDDDGRPVRRVIRRDLPRTAMDWEIVPDSFTELLVRLHRDYPGVPLVITENGAAFDDKPDADGFVADDDRVEYLAEHLRAVARARQAGADVRGYFAWSLLDNFEWAYGYDKRFGIVRVDYDTQKRTPKRSAHWYRDTIRRVRGER comes from the coding sequence ATGGACACCGACCTCACCCGCCCAGACACCACCGGGCAGGCCGACCCGATCGACACCCTTCCGCCGACCTTCCGGTGGGGGGTGGCGACCTCGTCGTACCAGATCGAGGGCGCGGTGGCCGAGGACGGCCGGACGCCGTCGATCTGGGACACCTTCTGCCGCGTGCCGGGCGCGGTGGCCAACGGCGACCACGGCGACGTGGCCTGCGACCACTACCACCGGATGCCGCAGGACGTCGCGCTCATCGCCGACCTGGGGCTGGACACGTACCGGTTCTCCGTGGCGTGGCCGCGGGTGCAGCCGGGCGGCCGGGGGCCCGCGAACCCGGCCGGGCTGGCCTTCTACGACCGGCTCGTGGACGAGCTGCTGGGCCGCGGGATCGACCCGTGGGTGACGCTCTACCACTGGGACCTGCCGCAGGAGCTGGAGGACGCGGGCGGCTGGCCGAACCGGGACACCGCCCACCGGTTCGCCGACTACGCGGAGCTGGTCTTCGGTGCGCTCGGCGACCGGGTGAAGACCTGGACCACGCTCAACGAGCCGTGGTGCTCGGCGATGCTCGGGTACGCGTACGGCAACCACGCCCCGGGCCGGCGGAACCTGGGTGACGGGATCGCCGCCGCGCACCACCTGCTGCTGGGGCACGGGCTGGCGGTGCAGCGGCTGCGTGCCGCGGCGGCCACCCCGATCGAGCTGGGCCTGACCGTCAACCTGTCCACGGCGGACCCGGCCAGCGACAGCGCGGCCGACCGGGACGCGGCGCGCGCGGCCGACGGGCTGGGCAACCGGCTCTACCTCGACCCGGTGTTCCGCGGCTCCTACCCGGAGGACGTGGTGGCCGACCTGGCGGCCGAGGGGGTGCGCATCCCGGTGCAGGACGGGGACCTGGAGGTCATCTCGTCGCCGATCGACGTGCTCGGGGTGAACTTCTACTTCGGGCAGGTGCACTCCGGGACCGACGAGCAGGGCCGGGAGCGCGACGACGACGGCCGGCCGGTACGCCGGGTCATCCGCCGGGACCTGCCGCGCACCGCCATGGACTGGGAGATCGTGCCGGACTCCTTCACCGAGCTGCTGGTCCGGCTGCACCGGGACTACCCGGGCGTGCCCCTGGTGATCACCGAGAACGGGGCGGCCTTCGACGACAAGCCGGACGCCGACGGGTTCGTGGCCGACGACGACCGGGTGGAGTACCTGGCCGAGCACCTGCGGGCGGTGGCCCGGGCCCGGCAGGCCGGCGCGGACGTGCGCGGCTACTTCGCCTGGTCGCTGCTGGACAACTTCGAGTGGGCGTACGGCTACGACAAGCGGTTCGGCATCGTGCGGGTGGACTACGACACCCAGAAGCGCACGCCGAAGCGCAGCGCGCACTGGTACCGCGACACCATCCGGCGGGTGCGCGGGGAGCGCTGA
- a CDS encoding ABC transporter permease has protein sequence MTISPSSIEQVIPGQGAMAQPSAAPGRAKRRRFRFVANAKAATGLVILGVYCLFAVIGPWVAPYDPDARSADVLQGPSARHWFGTTHLGQDIFSQILVGARSVMLVGLLAGVLATILSILIGVTAGYIGGVPDEGLSALSNVFLVIPALPLIIIVTSIVEQASDTLVALIIGFTSWAWGARVLRAQTLSLRRRDYVEAARATGERTWRIILFEILPNLTAIIASGFVGTVIFAVMSEITLAFIGISSISSWNWGTILFWAQGQQALAQGAWWWFVPAGLAIALLGTALALINFGIDEFVSPRLRSAGKTRIRTADGRTVRMRVGFTPVLAPASRPVPAPREEVAP, from the coding sequence ATGACCATCTCACCGTCGAGCATCGAGCAGGTCATCCCCGGTCAGGGGGCGATGGCGCAGCCGTCGGCCGCGCCCGGCCGGGCGAAACGGCGCCGGTTCCGGTTCGTCGCCAACGCCAAGGCCGCCACCGGCCTGGTCATCCTGGGCGTCTACTGCCTCTTCGCGGTGATCGGGCCCTGGGTGGCGCCGTACGACCCGGACGCGCGCAGCGCCGACGTCCTCCAGGGGCCGTCGGCCCGGCACTGGTTCGGCACCACCCACCTCGGTCAGGACATCTTCAGCCAGATCCTCGTCGGCGCCCGCAGCGTCATGCTGGTGGGCCTGCTCGCCGGCGTCCTGGCGACGATCCTGTCCATCCTCATCGGGGTGACGGCCGGCTACATCGGCGGGGTGCCCGACGAGGGCCTGTCGGCGCTGTCCAACGTGTTCCTGGTCATCCCCGCCCTGCCGCTGATCATCATCGTGACGTCGATCGTCGAGCAGGCCAGCGACACGCTGGTGGCACTCATCATCGGCTTCACCTCGTGGGCGTGGGGCGCCCGCGTGCTGCGCGCCCAGACGCTGTCGCTACGCCGCCGCGACTACGTCGAGGCGGCCCGGGCCACCGGCGAGCGGACCTGGCGGATCATCCTGTTCGAGATCCTGCCCAACCTCACCGCGATCATCGCCTCCGGCTTCGTCGGCACCGTCATCTTCGCGGTCATGTCGGAGATCACCCTGGCGTTCATCGGCATCTCGTCGATCTCGTCGTGGAACTGGGGCACCATCCTGTTCTGGGCGCAGGGCCAGCAGGCCCTCGCGCAGGGCGCCTGGTGGTGGTTCGTGCCGGCCGGGCTGGCCATCGCGCTGCTCGGCACCGCCCTCGCTCTCATCAACTTCGGCATCGACGAGTTCGTGAGCCCCCGGCTGCGCAGCGCCGGCAAGACCCGGATCCGCACCGCCGACGGCCGCACTGTGCGCATGCGGGTCGGCTTCACCCCCGTGCTGGCCCCGGCCTCCCGCCCGGTGCCGGCCCCCCGAGAGGAGGTCGCACCGTGA
- a CDS encoding ABC transporter ATP-binding protein, whose amino-acid sequence MSDPVLEIRGLRVDYGLGDAAVHAVRDVDLTLHRGEVLGLAGESGSGKSTLAYGLTRLLPPPGVVSGGQVIYHPADGPPVDVLTLSPAQLRQFRWAETSIVFQGAMNSLNPVHKVSTQLLDVIKAHDPTSTAAGRLARARDLLRLVGIAADRLDSYPHQLSGGMRQRVMIAMALALEPQVVIMDEPTTALDVVMQRQILGQLAELRERLGFAVLFITHDLSLLVEFSDRIAIMYGGRIVEEAPAAQLYRQALHPYTEGLLHSFPALRGPRRELTGIPGSPPDLRAMPAGCAFHPRCPKAFDPCDKKVPVLGATDPDREVACWLHPVAAPVPR is encoded by the coding sequence GTGAGCGATCCGGTGCTGGAGATCCGCGGGCTGCGGGTCGACTACGGGCTCGGGGACGCGGCGGTGCACGCCGTCCGCGACGTGGACCTGACCCTGCACCGCGGCGAGGTGCTGGGCCTGGCCGGGGAGAGCGGCAGCGGCAAGTCCACCCTGGCGTACGGGCTGACCCGGCTGCTGCCGCCGCCCGGCGTGGTCAGCGGCGGCCAGGTGATCTACCACCCGGCCGACGGCCCGCCGGTCGACGTGCTGACGCTCAGCCCGGCGCAGCTGCGGCAGTTCCGCTGGGCGGAGACGTCGATCGTCTTCCAGGGCGCCATGAACTCGCTGAACCCGGTGCACAAGGTCTCCACCCAGCTCCTCGACGTGATCAAGGCGCACGACCCGACGAGCACGGCGGCGGGCCGGCTGGCCCGGGCCCGGGACCTGCTCCGCCTGGTCGGCATCGCCGCGGACCGGCTGGACAGCTACCCGCACCAGCTCTCCGGTGGCATGCGGCAGCGGGTGATGATCGCCATGGCGCTGGCGCTGGAGCCGCAGGTGGTCATCATGGACGAGCCGACCACCGCGCTGGACGTGGTGATGCAGCGGCAGATCCTCGGCCAGCTCGCCGAGCTGCGGGAGCGCCTCGGCTTCGCGGTGCTGTTCATCACCCACGACCTGTCGCTGCTGGTCGAGTTCTCCGACCGGATCGCCATCATGTACGGCGGCCGGATCGTCGAGGAGGCGCCCGCCGCCCAGCTGTACCGGCAGGCCCTGCACCCGTACACCGAGGGTCTGCTGCACTCCTTCCCGGCGCTGCGCGGACCGCGCCGGGAGCTGACCGGCATCCCCGGCTCGCCGCCGGACCTGCGGGCCATGCCGGCGGGCTGCGCATTCCACCCGCGCTGTCCGAAAGCGTTCGACCCGTGCGACAAGAAGGTGCCGGTGCTGGGCGCCACCGACCCGGACCGGGAGGTCGCCTGCTGGCTGCACCCGGTCGCCGCACCGGTCCCCCGCTGA
- a CDS encoding ABC transporter ATP-binding protein: MTLSESAAAPVDEVVLEAVGLTKHFPVRRRLRDLFSRTPAVVHAVDDVSFALRRGRVTALVGESGSGKSTVARLLAQIYPRTAGDIRLHGTSTRVRGGRPFRSYVRRVQLILQDPFASLNPVHTVRYHLTRSLRIHGNAGRGAEELEAALAKLLTRVSLTPPERYLDAFPHELSGGQRQRVAIARALGAGPEVLLADEPVSMLDVSIRLGVLNLLQDLKQRLNIAILYITHDIASARYFADETIVMYAGRMVEGGDSETVTQNPAHPYTRLLTDSAPDPERITGDGAGADAAAGADRGQGEPPSLIAPPSGCRFHPRCPHAMRRCTTDLPPRLDIGDRPDHWAACWLYDPDTLAAEPPGSAAPDADPTVPPPAPAVERVDTATLGEAR, from the coding sequence ATGACGTTGAGCGAGAGCGCGGCGGCGCCGGTCGACGAGGTGGTGCTGGAGGCCGTCGGCCTGACCAAGCACTTCCCCGTCCGCAGGCGGCTGCGTGACCTCTTCTCCCGGACGCCGGCCGTCGTGCACGCCGTCGACGACGTATCGTTCGCGCTGCGTCGCGGCCGGGTGACCGCGCTGGTCGGGGAGTCCGGCTCCGGCAAGTCCACGGTGGCGCGGCTGCTGGCCCAGATCTATCCCCGCACCGCCGGCGACATCCGCCTGCACGGCACCTCGACCCGGGTGCGCGGCGGCCGGCCGTTCCGGTCGTACGTGCGGCGGGTCCAACTGATCCTGCAGGACCCGTTCGCCTCGTTGAACCCGGTGCACACCGTCCGCTACCACCTGACCCGGTCGCTGCGGATCCACGGCAACGCCGGGCGCGGCGCCGAGGAACTGGAGGCGGCCCTCGCCAAGCTGCTCACCCGGGTGAGCCTCACCCCGCCCGAGCGTTACCTGGACGCGTTCCCGCACGAGCTCTCCGGCGGCCAGCGGCAGCGTGTCGCCATCGCCCGGGCACTCGGCGCCGGCCCGGAGGTGCTCCTCGCCGACGAGCCGGTCTCCATGCTCGACGTCTCGATCCGCCTCGGCGTGCTCAACCTGCTGCAGGACCTCAAGCAGCGGCTCAACATCGCCATCCTCTACATCACCCACGACATCGCCTCGGCCCGCTACTTCGCCGACGAGACGATCGTCATGTACGCCGGCCGGATGGTCGAGGGCGGCGACAGCGAAACCGTCACCCAGAACCCGGCCCACCCGTACACCCGGCTGCTCACCGACTCCGCGCCCGACCCGGAGCGGATCACCGGCGACGGCGCCGGCGCCGACGCGGCCGCCGGTGCGGACCGCGGTCAGGGCGAGCCGCCGAGCCTCATCGCCCCGCCGTCGGGCTGCCGGTTCCACCCCCGGTGCCCGCACGCCATGCGGCGCTGCACCACCGACCTGCCGCCGCGGCTGGACATCGGCGACCGGCCCGACCACTGGGCGGCCTGCTGGCTCTACGACCCGGACACCCTCGCCGCCGAACCCCCCGGCTCGGCCGCGCCCGACGCCGACCCGACCGTGCCACCACCCGCGCCGGCGGTCGAGCGGGTCGACACCGCCACCCTGGGGGAGGCACGATGA
- a CDS encoding glycosyl hydrolase family 18 protein, whose translation MRLRRRLTAVLGGALLLAVPTALPAATGLAASAAETALVSCAGVPAWAEGVTWTAGSRATYANRLYQALVTHTPPAGAGWTPPATPALWSDLGACGGGTPSPTATTKPPSPTPTPTASPTASPTPTATPTPTATTPPGGTTCALKSRPTGKVLQGYWENWDGAANGVHPGMGWIPVTDSRITAHGYNVVTLAFPVIRADGTVLWENGMDAGVKVPTPAEVCQAKATGLTVLLSIGGATAGIDLGSSAVADRFVATVVPILKRFNFDGIDIDIETGLTGSGNINQFSTSQANLVRIIDGVLAQMPAGFGLTMAPETAYVTGGSVTYGSIWGAYLPIIKKYADNGRLWWLNMQYYNGSMYGCAGDSYPAGTVQGFTVQTDCLNSGLVVQGTTIRVPYDKQVPGLPAQTGAGGGYLSPALVAQAWNTYRGGLKGLMTWSVNWDGSKGWTFGDNVKSLQGR comes from the coding sequence ATGCGACTTCGACGACGGCTGACCGCCGTGCTCGGCGGTGCCCTGCTGCTCGCCGTACCCACCGCCCTGCCGGCCGCCACCGGTCTGGCCGCCTCCGCCGCGGAGACCGCGCTGGTCTCCTGCGCGGGCGTGCCGGCCTGGGCCGAGGGGGTGACCTGGACCGCAGGCAGCCGGGCCACCTACGCCAACCGGCTCTACCAGGCGCTGGTCACCCACACGCCGCCGGCCGGCGCGGGCTGGACGCCACCGGCCACACCGGCGCTCTGGAGTGACCTCGGCGCCTGCGGCGGCGGCACCCCGTCACCGACCGCCACCACGAAGCCGCCCTCGCCCACCCCCACGCCCACCGCCTCCCCCACGGCGTCGCCCACCCCCACGGCGACGCCCACTCCCACCGCGACCACGCCGCCGGGCGGTACCACCTGCGCGCTCAAGTCGCGGCCCACCGGCAAGGTGCTCCAGGGCTACTGGGAGAACTGGGACGGCGCGGCCAACGGCGTGCACCCGGGCATGGGCTGGATCCCGGTCACCGACTCCCGGATCACCGCACACGGCTACAACGTGGTCACCCTGGCATTCCCGGTGATCCGCGCCGACGGCACCGTGCTCTGGGAGAACGGCATGGACGCCGGCGTCAAGGTGCCCACGCCCGCCGAGGTGTGCCAGGCCAAGGCCACCGGCCTGACCGTCCTGCTGTCGATCGGCGGCGCGACCGCCGGCATCGACCTCGGCTCCAGCGCGGTCGCCGACCGGTTCGTCGCCACCGTCGTGCCGATCCTCAAGCGGTTCAACTTCGACGGCATCGACATCGACATCGAGACCGGGCTGACCGGCAGCGGCAACATCAACCAGTTCTCGACCTCACAGGCCAACCTCGTGCGGATCATCGACGGGGTGCTGGCCCAGATGCCCGCCGGCTTCGGGCTCACCATGGCCCCCGAGACCGCGTACGTCACCGGCGGCAGCGTCACCTACGGCTCGATCTGGGGCGCGTACCTGCCGATCATCAAGAAGTACGCGGACAACGGCCGGCTCTGGTGGCTGAACATGCAGTACTACAACGGCTCGATGTACGGCTGCGCGGGCGACTCGTACCCGGCCGGCACGGTCCAGGGCTTCACCGTGCAGACCGACTGCCTCAACAGCGGCCTGGTCGTGCAGGGCACCACCATCCGCGTCCCCTACGACAAGCAGGTCCCCGGGCTGCCCGCGCAGACCGGCGCCGGCGGCGGATACCTGTCTCCGGCGTTGGTGGCGCAGGCGTGGAACACCTACCGGGGCGGCCTCAAGGGGCTGATGACCTGGTCGGTCAACTGGGACGGCTCGAAGGGCTGGACCTTCGGGGACAACGTGAAGTCCCTCCAGGGCCGCTGA
- a CDS encoding ABC transporter permease — protein sequence MRFLLQRTAFYLFTAWAAITLNFFIPRLVPGDPVQALISRNQGRISADAIESLRVLFGLDSHENIWQQYLDYWGQLLHGDLGLSFTFFPTPVSTVIGDSLPWTVGLVGITTIISFFLGTALGVGAGWRRGSWVDGLLPATTFLSSIPYFWLGLVAIAVFTGPGSFFPSSGGYEAGLVPAFDGYFIPSAIKHSVLPAATILVSSMSGWILSMRNMMVTVSSEDYITVAHAKGLSERRVALSYAARNALLPNVSGFALSLGFIVGGTLLVEIVFSYPGLGFQLFQAVGYKDYPLMQGIFLIITISVLVANLLADVAYLLLDPRTRKS from the coding sequence ATGAGATTCCTCCTGCAGCGCACGGCCTTCTACCTGTTCACGGCGTGGGCCGCCATCACGCTCAACTTCTTCATCCCGCGGCTGGTGCCGGGCGATCCGGTGCAGGCCCTCATCTCGCGCAATCAGGGCCGGATCAGCGCCGACGCCATCGAGTCGCTGCGCGTGCTGTTCGGGCTGGACTCGCACGAGAACATCTGGCAGCAGTACCTCGACTACTGGGGGCAGCTGCTCCACGGCGACCTGGGCCTGTCGTTCACCTTCTTCCCCACGCCGGTGTCGACGGTGATCGGCGACAGCCTGCCGTGGACGGTCGGCCTGGTCGGGATCACCACGATCATCAGCTTCTTCCTCGGCACCGCGCTCGGCGTCGGCGCCGGGTGGCGGCGCGGCTCCTGGGTCGACGGGCTGCTGCCGGCCACGACGTTCCTGTCCTCGATCCCCTACTTCTGGCTGGGGCTCGTCGCCATCGCCGTGTTCACCGGGCCGGGGAGCTTCTTCCCCTCCTCCGGCGGCTACGAGGCGGGCCTCGTGCCGGCGTTCGACGGGTACTTCATCCCGAGCGCGATCAAGCACAGCGTCCTGCCCGCCGCCACCATCCTGGTCTCCTCGATGAGCGGGTGGATCCTCAGCATGCGCAACATGATGGTGACCGTCTCGTCGGAGGACTACATCACGGTCGCCCATGCGAAGGGCCTGTCGGAGCGCCGGGTCGCCCTGAGCTACGCCGCCCGAAACGCGCTGCTGCCGAACGTCTCGGGCTTCGCGCTGTCGCTCGGGTTCATCGTCGGCGGCACGCTGCTCGTGGAGATCGTGTTCTCCTACCCGGGCCTCGGTTTCCAGCTCTTCCAGGCGGTCGGCTACAAGGACTACCCGCTGATGCAGGGGATCTTCCTGATCATCACGATCTCCGTGCTGGTGGCGAACCTGCTCGCCGACGTCGCGTACCTCCTTCTCGACCCGCGGACCCGAAAGAGCTGA